One Pseudodesulfovibrio cashew DNA window includes the following coding sequences:
- a CDS encoding PAS domain S-box protein, whose translation MIARKKRFVILASLMVLLVGAMAAFSTRLLYNTALNEQEKRLSELVQSQAALVSEMGWLALQLQISGGPKVSQHVILHHLSHSHKQFMLGSDSGEFVVAERRGDGIRMLLMDDHGTDENHWSPAIPLDSPLTEPAKLALEGKTGTIVARDYKGNTVLAAYSPLKLGTAPLGLVAKIDIDEIRTPFIEANFKIMAMGITLTVICLMIFFKISEPIIRDMQISERKYRDLVEGLNVIIIRVNRRGVITFANGFAESLFGHDDDSVTGKRFSSFIMELPDALSLEELVERVGEKHFGTEVPVSKADGNIGWVSWTTKPIYEQGELIELLCIGNDVTRTHLVNESQKEIEERFRGIAKASPVGIVITDPTGNLTYANERMHTLTKTSATDLVGRGWFERIHPEDKPELQQQWFGTRPGNRGRREFRLISKDGDALWVLGQIVALTNSKDEIYGDIITFTDITPTKEAELAQRRLTAAINQAAEMIIITDLDARITYVNPAFEETTGHSRLSVLGKKTNILKSGEQDEAFYRDLWDTIGHGKIWKGRFINKHKNGRRYTQESTIAPIRDDSGKNIGYVSVSRDISDQLVVEAQLRQSQKLESIGELAAGIAHEINTPTQYVTSNLQFLEEAFITYANMLEGARAFLEKLKSKEYDCVDDVLRRAVSDVLDDKELEYLSEDVPNALTESAEGLKRITNIVQSVKQLAHPGEVRKSFHDLNTIVRDAATVSTNEWKYMADVVYELDESMPRINCLKGEIGQVVLNLIVNGAHAIDAARKAPEDRGTITLKTYEDEGYAVLEVSDTGTGIPKEIVGKIFDPFFTTKEVGKGTGQGLAITYNAIVNMHQGKVDVVTQEGKGSTFIVKLPLEADGTEEPEDEA comes from the coding sequence TCGCTTCGCTCATGGTCCTGCTGGTGGGAGCCATGGCCGCATTCAGCACCAGACTTCTCTACAACACGGCACTGAATGAGCAGGAAAAGCGCCTTTCCGAGCTGGTGCAAAGCCAGGCGGCGCTCGTATCCGAGATGGGCTGGCTGGCCCTGCAGCTGCAAATTTCCGGCGGCCCCAAGGTCTCGCAGCACGTCATCCTCCACCACCTGAGCCATTCACACAAACAATTCATGCTGGGAAGCGACAGCGGCGAGTTCGTAGTGGCTGAACGCAGGGGGGATGGAATCCGCATGCTCCTCATGGACGACCACGGCACGGACGAAAACCATTGGTCGCCGGCCATTCCGCTAGACAGCCCCCTCACCGAACCGGCCAAGCTGGCTCTCGAGGGCAAGACCGGGACCATCGTGGCCAGGGATTACAAGGGGAACACGGTACTCGCAGCCTACTCCCCTCTGAAACTGGGGACCGCCCCGCTCGGCCTGGTCGCGAAGATCGACATCGACGAGATCCGGACACCGTTCATCGAGGCCAATTTCAAGATCATGGCCATGGGCATCACTCTCACGGTCATCTGCCTCATGATCTTTTTCAAGATCAGCGAGCCGATCATCCGGGACATGCAGATCAGCGAAAGAAAATACAGGGACCTGGTTGAAGGACTTAACGTCATCATCATCAGGGTCAACAGGCGGGGGGTGATAACCTTTGCCAACGGCTTCGCGGAATCCCTGTTCGGGCATGACGACGACTCGGTCACGGGCAAACGATTCTCCTCCTTCATCATGGAGCTGCCTGACGCCCTCTCCCTGGAAGAACTCGTGGAACGGGTGGGCGAAAAGCATTTCGGCACCGAAGTCCCGGTTTCCAAAGCTGACGGAAATATAGGCTGGGTATCATGGACGACCAAGCCAATATACGAGCAAGGCGAACTGATCGAGCTGCTGTGCATCGGCAACGACGTCACCCGCACCCACCTCGTCAACGAGTCTCAAAAGGAAATCGAAGAGCGGTTCCGCGGCATCGCCAAGGCGTCGCCCGTGGGCATCGTGATCACTGACCCGACAGGCAACCTGACATACGCCAACGAGCGCATGCACACCCTGACCAAGACCTCGGCCACAGACCTCGTGGGCAGGGGATGGTTCGAGAGGATTCACCCCGAAGACAAGCCCGAGCTGCAACAGCAATGGTTCGGCACGAGACCGGGGAATCGCGGCAGGCGGGAGTTCAGGCTCATCTCCAAGGACGGCGACGCCCTCTGGGTGCTGGGGCAGATTGTGGCCCTGACCAATTCCAAGGACGAAATCTACGGCGACATCATCACCTTCACCGACATCACTCCCACCAAGGAAGCGGAGCTCGCCCAGAGACGCCTGACCGCAGCCATCAACCAGGCTGCCGAGATGATCATCATCACCGACCTGGATGCCAGGATCACCTACGTCAACCCGGCCTTCGAGGAAACCACCGGCCATTCCCGGCTCAGCGTGCTGGGCAAAAAAACGAACATCCTCAAGAGCGGCGAGCAGGACGAAGCCTTTTACCGAGACCTCTGGGACACCATCGGCCACGGCAAGATATGGAAGGGCCGCTTCATCAACAAGCACAAGAACGGACGGCGTTATACCCAGGAATCAACCATAGCTCCCATCCGGGACGATTCGGGTAAAAACATCGGCTACGTGAGCGTGTCGCGCGACATCAGCGATCAACTGGTGGTGGAAGCGCAACTGCGCCAGTCACAGAAGCTCGAATCCATCGGCGAGTTGGCTGCGGGCATCGCTCATGAAATCAATACGCCCACCCAATACGTGACCTCCAACCTCCAGTTCCTGGAGGAGGCATTCATCACCTATGCGAACATGCTGGAGGGGGCCCGGGCCTTCCTGGAGAAGCTCAAGAGCAAGGAATACGACTGCGTGGATGATGTCCTCCGCCGGGCCGTATCCGACGTACTGGACGACAAGGAACTGGAATACCTCTCCGAAGACGTGCCCAACGCCCTGACGGAATCCGCCGAGGGGCTAAAGCGGATCACCAACATCGTCCAATCCGTAAAGCAGCTCGCCCATCCCGGCGAGGTCCGGAAATCCTTCCACGATCTGAACACCATCGTGCGCGACGCCGCCACGGTCTCCACCAACGAGTGGAAGTACATGGCCGACGTGGTCTATGAACTCGACGAGAGTATGCCCAGGATAAACTGCCTCAAGGGCGAGATCGGCCAAGTGGTGCTCAACCTCATCGTCAACGGCGCCCATGCCATCGACGCAGCCAGGAAGGCCCCCGAAGACAGGGGCACCATCACCCTGAAGACATATGAGGATGAGGGATATGCCGTCCTGGAGGTATCCGATACAGGAACGGGCATCCCCAAGGAGATCGTCGGCAAAATCTTCGATCCGTTCTTCACCACCAAGGAGGTGGGCAAGGGGACCGGCCAGGGGCTGGCCATCACCTATAACGCCATCGTCAACATGCACCAGGGAAAGGTCGACGTGGTCACCCAAGAGGGCAAGGGGAGCACCTTCATCGTCAAGTTGCCCCTGGAGGCCGACGGCACGGAAGAGCCGGAAGACGAAGCATAG